A genomic segment from Octopus sinensis unplaced genomic scaffold, ASM634580v1 Contig12511, whole genome shotgun sequence encodes:
- the LOC115229367 gene encoding solute carrier family 25 member 51-like: MPPLLQKTTSMTLMFGFYNLLLQKLDKLSQGRHHMANQALAASSAGLIESILCPFERIQVLLQDRANHSRLRNTLHTALVLRRFGVKEYFRGWTSIAARNSLGNVIYFTFTGRGGVSVQKSVPSGLFYGVLVGGILGVLFYPFDLVRIRTQKFMGGRFYGPFSTFIYVWNKHALAVHGMGCFLNGLRGMLSWGMVGTAYAFIGSRIFQ; the protein is encoded by the exons ATGCCCCCTCTTCTCCAGAAAACGACCTCAATGACCCTCATGTTCGGATTCTACAATCTCCTGCTACAAAAACTGGACAAATTAAGCCAAGGACGACACCACATGGCCAATCAGGCACTGGCAGCCTCATCGGCCGGACTGATTGAGTCGATTCTGTGCCCGTTCGAACGAATCCAAGTACTCCTACAAGACCGGGCCAACCACAGTCGGCTGAGGAACACCCTCCACACTGCCCTCGTCCTTCG GCGATTTGGTGTGAAAGAGTATTTCCGTGGGTGGACCAGCATTGCAGCTAGAAATTCTCTCGGAAATGTGATTTACTTCACGTTCACAGGCCGTGGTGGTGTCTCAGTCCAGAAAAGTGTTCCCAGTGGGCTTTTTTACGGAGTGTTGGTTGGGGGGATTTTGGGCGTGTTGTTCTATCCGTTCGATTTAGTTCGGATCAGAACACAGAAGTTTATGGGAGGCAGGTTTTATGGGCCGTTCAGCACGTTTATATACGTGTGGAATAAGCACGCGTTGGCTGTGCATGGAATGGGATGTTTTCTCAACGGGTTGAGGGGTATGTTGTCGTGGGGAATGGTGGGGACTGCATATGCCTTTATTGGCAGTCGAATTTTCCAATGA
- the LOC115229368 gene encoding uncharacterized protein LOC115229368, translating into MVANVSLGVLVPGLVALEEEGYGGWKGIPSFLVGTATVDNIIGITLFNVFFSTVFSTGGSLIPHPRKYKSSRSEWAYQCVDWTDCGVCFGWNNVGYSRQDSRKAVGIILTCLVARMSTAFLATARAKLTRKERLFVAIAWFPKASVQASIGALALEMVEATQPSGLEYRHNLEYATLVEAVLHVQILHVSVICIVLTAPLGAVLVQKSGVRLLTRGPYEEGRSPTSNL; encoded by the exons ATGGTGGCCAACGTCTCCTTGGGGGTGCTCGTCCCCGGACTTGTCGCCCTGGAAGAAGAAGGGTACGGTGGGTGGAAGGGGATCCCCTCCTTCCTCGTGGGGACTGCCACTGTCGACAACATAATCGGCATCACTCTCTTCAACGTGTTTTTCTCCACAGTGTTCTCCACTGGTGGTTCCCTAATCCCTCATCCTAGGAAGTACAAGTCTAGTCGTTCTGAGTGGGCCTATCAATGTGTTGATTGGACTGACTGTGGGGTCTGTTTTGGCTGGAATAATGTGGGTTATTCCCGACAAGACAGca GGAAGGCTGTGGGGATTATTCTCACTTGTCTGGTGGCTCGAATGTCGACTGCCTTCCTTGCCACTGCTCGGGCTAAACTGACCAGAAAGGAAAGACTTTTCGTGGCCATTGCCTGGTTCCCTAAGGCCTCTGTGCAGGCCTCGATTGGAGCCTTAGCTCTGGAAATGGTGGAGGCCACTCAGCCTTCTGGGTTGGAATATCGACACAACTTGGAATATGCAACACTGGTTGAGGCTGTCCTTCATGTTCAGATTCTCCACGTTTCTGTGATTTGCATTGTTTTGACAGCCCCACTGGGGGCAGTGTTGGTACAGAAGAGTGGGGTACGTCTACTCACACGAGGTCCCTACGAAGAAGGACGTTCCCCAACTTCTAATTTATAA
- the LOC115229369 gene encoding LOW QUALITY PROTEIN: probable asparagine--tRNA ligase, mitochondrial (The sequence of the model RefSeq protein was modified relative to this genomic sequence to represent the inferred CDS: deleted 2 bases in 1 codon; substituted 1 base at 1 genomic stop codon), with the protein MACKNEDNLMNAKEDAMVKSDVVMGIRNWPIRNLFTSISEILSKSVQQDCSNELITVQVDQSKTSKGWVKYVRKFRSHTFLHINDGHSHNKLQIVVQDPHLKELVLSSLFKGKALSVDYLRNFPHLRPKTDLFSSILRCRSELTWLTHNYFKISRPIMXKHNFVLINCPVLTRNDCEGGSNVFSVEGCPVSQGETSNKRFFEFLVYLTVSSQLHLESVSKVYCLGPVFRADYSDSSRHHLAEFYMLEAEMAFLDSLEQLMSVVTLIVNIVCRKYDFCHIFSADCVCGERHGHHQRTPRLSQSTSNNRFKRQVRKGVDISKEHEMFLCDYFGGSPVFITDFPAEMKSFYVKKSPTGLVLGPDVGEIAGGSLREMDEDELLGRMDGFEEQTRQNLNWYLEMRRHGCPPHGGFGLGVERLLQSFLGIKNIRDVTLFPRYSNSCVF; encoded by the exons ATGGCATGCAAAAATGAAGACAACCTAATGAATGCTAAAGAAGATGCAATGGTTAAATCAGATGTGGTAATGGGGA TCCGAAATTGGCCAATTCGTAATTTATTCACATCAATAAGTGAAATACTCTCCAAATCAGTTCAACAAGACTGTTCGAATGAATTGATCACAGTCCAGGTAGATCAAAGTAAAACATCAAAGGGATGGGTCAAGTATGTCCGCAAATTCAGATCCCACACTTTCCTGCATATAAACGACGGCCATAGCCACAACAAACTTCAAATCGTAGTCCAAGACCCCCACCTCAAAGAGTTGGTCCTCAGTTCTCTATTTAAAGGGAAG GCTTTATCAGTCGACTATTTAAGAAACTTCCCTCATCTCCGGCCCAAAACTGATTTGTTTTCGTCGATTTTACGTTGCCGCAGTGAATTGACGTGGCTCACCCACAATTACTTCAAA ATTAGTCGGCCCATTATGTAGAAACACAACTTTGTGCTCATAAATTGTCCCGTCCTCACCAGAAACGACTGCGAGGGGGGCAGCAACGTGTTCTCGGTCGAGGGATGTCCCGTCTCCCAGGGCGAGAcctcaaataaaagattttttgaATTTTTGGTCTATTTGACTGTTTCTAGTCAACTCCACCTCGA GTCAGTTTCCAAGGTTTATTGCCTTGGTCCTGTGTTCCGGGCAGATTATTCGGACAGTAGTCGACATCACTTGGCAGAATTCTACATGCTTGAGGCCGAAATGGCATTTCTGGACTCCTTGGAACAACTAATGAGCGTTGTGACTCTCATTGTTAACATAGTTTGTCGAAAATATGATTTCTGTCATATCTTCTCAGCTGATTGCGTCTGTGGAGAACGACATGGCCACCATCAGCGCACACCACGACTCAGTCAAAG TACATCAAATAATAGATTTAAAAGACAAGTTCGG AAGGGGGTCGACATTTCGAAGGAGCACGAAATGTTTTTGTGTGACTATTTTGGAGGATCACCCGTGTTTATAACTGATTTTCCAGCCGAAATGAAATCATTTTATGTCAAAAAGTCCCCAACCGGCCTAGTTT TGGGGCCTGATGTCGGGGAGATTGCTGGAGGTTCTCTTCGGGAGATGGACGAGGATGAATTGTTGGGAAGGATGGACGGGTTTGAGGAACAGACGAGGCAGAATTTGAATTGGTACCTGGAAATGAGGCGACATGGCTGTCCTCCTCACGGGGGCTTTGGACTGGGAGTGGAAAGACTTCTGCAGTCTTTTCTGGGAATAAAAAACATCAGAGACGTCACCCTATTCCCCCGTTATTCTAATTCGTGTGTTTTTTGA